A stretch of the Conger conger chromosome 3, fConCon1.1, whole genome shotgun sequence genome encodes the following:
- the LOC133124514 gene encoding cell surface glycoprotein CD200 receptor 1-A-like isoform X1 has protein sequence MDTLKMLTVVSLALSFTCLLAITGDNSTTTSAGTYTTTQPLLTDYRSENYTTGRSVNISCTNKTWSEMIYTTWEIPKDRNLCTIAAHIDKLPVDNCLNGKVLRRTTNGESYLHIPLFKDTDEGIYKCETAYVGTSYTAYITVSARVSPQISTRLDFRNGKREAVCSAEGGKPAASISWRNRWNSSVTQSTNKNLDGSFTVESRLILPDDVSSENLSCIITHPSWGEGHTEAIQAINHEGTSIRGKWNWFWIIIPLGLISFIIAILIGLYIMRKHLGKLRNCWKSKIPAPPPPKTPQDVEEVEPYASYVQRINSIYNSSAELCNA, from the exons GAGATAATTCCACTACTACTTCCGCTGGCACTTATACTACCACACAACCTCTGCTTACtg ACTACAGGAGTGAAAACTATACCACTGGAAGGAGTGTTAATATCTCTTGTACAAATAAGACATGGAGCGAGATGATATACACCACCTGGGAGATCCCTAAAGATAGAAACCTCTGCACAATAGCAGCTCATATAGACAAACTTCCTGTTGACAACTGTTTGAATGGAAAGGTCCTGCGCCGCACAACTAATGGAGAATCCTACCTGCACATTCCTCTTTTTAAAGACACAGATGAAGGAATTTATAAATGTGAAACTGCCTATGTAGGTACAAGTTATACAGCATACATCACTGTATCTGCCAGAG TTTCCCCACAGATATCCACCAGGCTGGACTTCAggaatggaaagagagaggctgtgtgttcagctgaAGGTGGTAAACCTGCTGCCTCCATCTCCTGGAGAAACAGGTGGAACTCCAGTGTGACTCAGAGTACAAATAAGAACTTGGACGGCTCCTTCACTGTGGAGAGCAGACTGATCCTCCCTGACGACGTTTCTTCTGAAAACCTCAGCTGCATCATCACACATCCCAGCTGGGGAGAGGGTCACACTGAAGCGATTCAAGCTATAAACCATGAAGGTACATCGATTAGAG GAAAATGGAATTGGTTTTGGATAATAATTCCATTGGGATTAATCAGCTTCATCATAGCGATTCTGATTGGTCTTTACATCATGAGGAAGCATCTAGGCAAACTGAG AAATTGCTGGAAATCCAAaatccctgctcctcctccacccaAAACACCACAG GATGTGGAGGAGGTAGAGCCATACGCCAGCTACGTACAGCGCATCAACTCCATTTACAACTCCTCAGCTGAACTGTGCAACGCCTAG
- the LOC133124514 gene encoding cell surface glycoprotein CD200 receptor 1-A-like isoform X2 yields the protein MDTLKMLTVVSLALSFTCLLAITGDNSTTTSAGTYTTTQPLLTDYRSENYTTGRSVNISCTNKTWSEMIYTTWEIPKDRNLCTIAAHIDKLPVDNCLNGKVLRRTTNGESYLHIPLFKDTDEGIYKCETAYVGTSYTAYITVSARVSPQISTRLDFRNGKREAVCSAEGGKPAASISWRNRWNSSVTQSTNKNLDGSFTVESRLILPDDVSSENLSCIITHPSWGEGHTEAIQAINHEGKWNWFWIIIPLGLISFIIAILIGLYIMRKHLGKLRNCWKSKIPAPPPPKTPQDVEEVEPYASYVQRINSIYNSSAELCNA from the exons GAGATAATTCCACTACTACTTCCGCTGGCACTTATACTACCACACAACCTCTGCTTACtg ACTACAGGAGTGAAAACTATACCACTGGAAGGAGTGTTAATATCTCTTGTACAAATAAGACATGGAGCGAGATGATATACACCACCTGGGAGATCCCTAAAGATAGAAACCTCTGCACAATAGCAGCTCATATAGACAAACTTCCTGTTGACAACTGTTTGAATGGAAAGGTCCTGCGCCGCACAACTAATGGAGAATCCTACCTGCACATTCCTCTTTTTAAAGACACAGATGAAGGAATTTATAAATGTGAAACTGCCTATGTAGGTACAAGTTATACAGCATACATCACTGTATCTGCCAGAG TTTCCCCACAGATATCCACCAGGCTGGACTTCAggaatggaaagagagaggctgtgtgttcagctgaAGGTGGTAAACCTGCTGCCTCCATCTCCTGGAGAAACAGGTGGAACTCCAGTGTGACTCAGAGTACAAATAAGAACTTGGACGGCTCCTTCACTGTGGAGAGCAGACTGATCCTCCCTGACGACGTTTCTTCTGAAAACCTCAGCTGCATCATCACACATCCCAGCTGGGGAGAGGGTCACACTGAAGCGATTCAAGCTATAAACCATGAAG GAAAATGGAATTGGTTTTGGATAATAATTCCATTGGGATTAATCAGCTTCATCATAGCGATTCTGATTGGTCTTTACATCATGAGGAAGCATCTAGGCAAACTGAG AAATTGCTGGAAATCCAAaatccctgctcctcctccacccaAAACACCACAG GATGTGGAGGAGGTAGAGCCATACGCCAGCTACGTACAGCGCATCAACTCCATTTACAACTCCTCAGCTGAACTGTGCAACGCCTAG
- the LOC133124514 gene encoding cell surface glycoprotein CD200 receptor 1-A-like isoform X3: MDTLKMLTVVSLALSFTCLLAITDYRSENYTTGRSVNISCTNKTWSEMIYTTWEIPKDRNLCTIAAHIDKLPVDNCLNGKVLRRTTNGESYLHIPLFKDTDEGIYKCETAYVGTSYTAYITVSARVSPQISTRLDFRNGKREAVCSAEGGKPAASISWRNRWNSSVTQSTNKNLDGSFTVESRLILPDDVSSENLSCIITHPSWGEGHTEAIQAINHEGTSIRGKWNWFWIIIPLGLISFIIAILIGLYIMRKHLGKLRNCWKSKIPAPPPPKTPQDVEEVEPYASYVQRINSIYNSSAELCNA; this comes from the exons ACTACAGGAGTGAAAACTATACCACTGGAAGGAGTGTTAATATCTCTTGTACAAATAAGACATGGAGCGAGATGATATACACCACCTGGGAGATCCCTAAAGATAGAAACCTCTGCACAATAGCAGCTCATATAGACAAACTTCCTGTTGACAACTGTTTGAATGGAAAGGTCCTGCGCCGCACAACTAATGGAGAATCCTACCTGCACATTCCTCTTTTTAAAGACACAGATGAAGGAATTTATAAATGTGAAACTGCCTATGTAGGTACAAGTTATACAGCATACATCACTGTATCTGCCAGAG TTTCCCCACAGATATCCACCAGGCTGGACTTCAggaatggaaagagagaggctgtgtgttcagctgaAGGTGGTAAACCTGCTGCCTCCATCTCCTGGAGAAACAGGTGGAACTCCAGTGTGACTCAGAGTACAAATAAGAACTTGGACGGCTCCTTCACTGTGGAGAGCAGACTGATCCTCCCTGACGACGTTTCTTCTGAAAACCTCAGCTGCATCATCACACATCCCAGCTGGGGAGAGGGTCACACTGAAGCGATTCAAGCTATAAACCATGAAGGTACATCGATTAGAG GAAAATGGAATTGGTTTTGGATAATAATTCCATTGGGATTAATCAGCTTCATCATAGCGATTCTGATTGGTCTTTACATCATGAGGAAGCATCTAGGCAAACTGAG AAATTGCTGGAAATCCAAaatccctgctcctcctccacccaAAACACCACAG GATGTGGAGGAGGTAGAGCCATACGCCAGCTACGTACAGCGCATCAACTCCATTTACAACTCCTCAGCTGAACTGTGCAACGCCTAG
- the LOC133124576 gene encoding uncharacterized protein LOC133124576 isoform X2: MELILCWMMIALQLNGIHTEGIHKKTFGTGTNVSLLYSNRTFNTLILEKWNIERRGGDDCQPSDEGNYTCSTHFSGGVESTHFHVTAESNVNASEVQHRQPPPTGIVIWMVCSFGALLTLIVLSSVIIWGKLQSKRRKKLGERERFKFHTEEIQDMEPYITYTEKTKYAFVEFHHLGGQCNSSIHIITAAHSVWCQIQWDKDSQMT, from the exons ATGGAGCTGATTCTGTGTTGGATGATGATAGCCCTGCAATTAAATGGTATACACACTGAAG GAATTCACAAAAAGACTTTTGGAACAGGAACAAATGTGTCTCTCCTGTACTCAAACAGAACATTTAATACACTAATCCTGGAGAAGTGGAACatagagaggagaggtggagatgaCTGTCAG CCATCTGATGAAGGCAATTACACTTGTAGTACTCACTTCAGTGGAGGAGTTGAGAGTACACATTTCCATGTGACAG CTGAGTCTAATGTGAATGCCTCTGAGGTTCAGCACCGCCAGCCTCCACCAACTGGGATTGTAATATGGATGGTGTGCAGTTTTGGAGCCCTCCTCACTTTGATTGTGCTTTCGTCTGTCATCATCTGGGGAAAACTACAGAGTAAAAGGAG GAAGAAGCTGGGTGAACGTGAGAGATTCAAGTTTCACACAGAAGAG atCCAGGATATGGAACCATACATCACTTATACTGAAAAGACTAAG tatGCCTTCGTAGAATTTCATCACCTAGGAGGTCAGTGCAACTCTTCCATACACATCATTACTGCTGCACACTCAGTTTGGTGCCAAATACAATGGGACAAAGACTCACAGATGACTTGA
- the LOC133124576 gene encoding uncharacterized protein LOC133124576 isoform X1: MELILCWMMIALQLNGIHTEGIHKKTFGTGTNVSLLYSNRTFNTLILEKWNIERRGGDDCQVGFLSENNGKNSTCDSRITIQQKSDHVILQISPFKPSDEGNYTCSTHFSGGVESTHFHVTAESNVNASEVQHRQPPPTGIVIWMVCSFGALLTLIVLSSVIIWGKLQSKRRKKLGERERFKFHTEEIQDMEPYITYTEKTKYAFVEFHHLGGQCNSSIHIITAAHSVWCQIQWDKDSQMT; this comes from the exons ATGGAGCTGATTCTGTGTTGGATGATGATAGCCCTGCAATTAAATGGTATACACACTGAAG GAATTCACAAAAAGACTTTTGGAACAGGAACAAATGTGTCTCTCCTGTACTCAAACAGAACATTTAATACACTAATCCTGGAGAAGTGGAACatagagaggagaggtggagatgaCTGTCAGGTTGgttttttatctgaaaataatggaaaaaacaGCACCTGTGATTCCAGGATAACAATACAACAAAAGTCAGATCATGTGATTCTCCAAATATCCCCATTCAAGCCATCTGATGAAGGCAATTACACTTGTAGTACTCACTTCAGTGGAGGAGTTGAGAGTACACATTTCCATGTGACAG CTGAGTCTAATGTGAATGCCTCTGAGGTTCAGCACCGCCAGCCTCCACCAACTGGGATTGTAATATGGATGGTGTGCAGTTTTGGAGCCCTCCTCACTTTGATTGTGCTTTCGTCTGTCATCATCTGGGGAAAACTACAGAGTAAAAGGAG GAAGAAGCTGGGTGAACGTGAGAGATTCAAGTTTCACACAGAAGAG atCCAGGATATGGAACCATACATCACTTATACTGAAAAGACTAAG tatGCCTTCGTAGAATTTCATCACCTAGGAGGTCAGTGCAACTCTTCCATACACATCATTACTGCTGCACACTCAGTTTGGTGCCAAATACAATGGGACAAAGACTCACAGATGACTTGA
- the LOC133125095 gene encoding uncharacterized protein LOC133125095 gives MELILCWMMIALQLNGIHTEGIHIKTFGTGTNVSLLCSNRTFNTLIMENWNIKRRGGDGCSVGFLSEKNGTHSTCDSRITIQQKSDHVILHISPFKPSDEGNYTCQTHFSEGEEIIHFHVTAESNVNASEVQHRQPPPTGIVIWMVCSFGALLTLIVLSSVIIWGKLQSKRRKKLGERERFKFHTEEIQDMEPYITYTEKTNVIYNF, from the exons ATGGAGCTGATTCTGTGTTGGATGATGATAGCCCTGCAATTAAATGGTATACACACTGAAG GAATTCACATAAAGACTTTTGGAACAGGAACAAATGTGTCTCTCCTGTGCTCAAACAGAACATTTAATACACTAATCATGGAGAACTGGAACAtaaagaggagagggggagatggctGTTCGGTTGgttttttatctgaaaaaaatGGAACACACAGCACCTGTGATTCCAGGATAACAATACAACAAAAGTCAGATCATGTGATTCTCCACATATCCCCATTCAAGCCATCTGATGAAGGCAATTACACTTGTCAAACTCACTTCAGTGAAGGAGAAGAGattatacattttcatgtgACAG CTGAGTCTAATGTGAATGCCTCTGAGGTTCAGCACCGCCAGCCTCCACCAACTGGGATTGTAATATGGATGGTGTGCAGTTTTGGAGCCCTCCTCACTTTGATTGTGCTTTCGTCTGTCATCATCTGGGGAAAACTACAGAGTAAAAGGAG GAAGAAGCTGGGTGAACGTGAGAGATTCAAGTTTCACACAGAAGAG atCCAGGATATGGAACCATACATCACTTATACTGAAAAGACTAACGTGATCTATAATTTCTAA